From one Rhodamnia argentea isolate NSW1041297 chromosome 1, ASM2092103v1, whole genome shotgun sequence genomic stretch:
- the LOC115743974 gene encoding protein HASTY 1 isoform X2, with product MGDANAVAGNLARAIVTALDWSSTPDARRAAVSFLESIKTGDVRVLASSSFLLVKKDWSAEIRLQAFKMLQHLVRLRWEELNPTERRHFANVAVELMSESAYCSEEWALKSQTAALVAEIVRREELSLWQELLPSLVSFSSKGPIQAELVAMTLRWLPEDITVHNEDLEGDRRRLLLRGLTQSLPDILPLLYALLEKHFGAALSEAGRQQFDIAKQHAATVIATLNAINAYAEWAPVSDLAKFGIIHGCGILLSSPDFRLHACEFFKLVSPRKRPVDSSAPEFDAAMSSIFQILMNVSREFLYKSTSNPGIIEENEFEFSEYICESMVSLGSSNLPCIAGDSTVLSLFLQQMLGFFQHYKFALHFQSLLFWLALMRDLMSKAKVPPNVGGETPATGSLGSSSGQVDKEKKRLLDYVNDDACSAILETSFLRLLKKEKALPETIVSLGTVELWSDDFEGKGEFSQYRSRLLELVRFVAANKPIIAGRIVSERIISIIKNPLLPPMPAQDLALMESMQLALENVVNTVFDGLGEFGGGNSEVQLTLCTIFEGLLQQLLGLKWSEPVLVEVLGRYLDAFGPFMKYFPNAVGSVITKLFELLTSLPFAVKDPSANSARHARLHICSSFIRIAKAADKSILPHMKGFADTMAYLQREGRLLRGEHNILGEAFLVMASAAGIQQQQEVLLWLLEPLSQQWIQAEWQNNYLSEPSGLVRLCSETSFMWSIFHTVTFFEKALKRSGYRKGNLNLQSCSIENSAVLHPMASHLSWMLPPLLKLLRAIHSLWSPPVFHALPSELKAAMTISNVEQTSLLGEGVPKSSKSTLTSADGSQTDLSKEGNTEPNENDIRNWLKGVRDSGYNVLGLSTTVGDAFFKCLDIHSVAVALMENIQSMEFRHIRQLVHLVVVPLIKTCPVDLWEAWLETLLQPLFRHSQQALSSSWSSLLHEGRAKVPDTTGMVASSDLKVEVMEEKLLRDLTREICALLSATASPALNTGLPSLEQSGHANRIDISSLQELDIYSQSSMVSFLMKRKGLALPVLQMCLEVFTWTDGDAVTKVSSFCATVILLAISTNNVELRQCVARDLFSAVIHGLTLESNAIISADLVGLCREIFVYLCDRDPAPRQVLLSLPAITPQDLQAFEEALTKTSSPKEQKQHMKSLLLLATGHKLKALAAQKSVNIITNMSARPRSSVSASGSGVEEGDTLGLAAIL from the exons ATGGGGGACGCGAACGCCGTGGCTGGCAATCTGGCTCGCGCGATTGTCACTGCCTTGGACTGGAGCTCCACTCCGGACGCTCGCAGAGCTGCCGTCTCTTTCCTTGAATCC ATCAAGACTGGAGATGTACGAGTGTTAGCAAGCTCGTCATTCCTATTGGTAAAGAAGGACTGGTCTGCTGAAATTAGATTGCAAGCCTTCAAAATGCTTCAG CATTTGGTTAGATTGCGATGGGAAGAATTGAACCCCACAGAACGTAGGCATTTTGCGAATGTTGCTGTAGAATTGATGTCTGAGAGTGCATATTGCTCTGAAGAATGGGCTTTGAAGAGTCAAACAGCTGCCCTTGTTGCTGAG ATAGTTAGAAGAGAAGAACTGAGTTTATGGCAGGAGCTACTTCCCTCTCTAGTTTCCTTCTCCAGCAAGGGACCCATACAA GCGGAGCTGGTTGCGATGACACTGAGGTGGCTTCCGGAAGATATTACTGTGCATAATGAAGACTTAGAAG GTGATAGGCGAAGGCTGTTGTTACGCGGACTTACACAATCATTGCCTGATATTCTACCTTTACTGTACGCG TTGCTAGAGAAGCATTTTGGAGCTGCCTTGAGCGAAGCTGGTAGGCAACAATTTGACATTGCAAAACAACATGCAGCCACTGTAATTGCTACCTTAAATGCCATCAATGCATATGCTGAGTGGGCTCCAGTGTCAGAccttgctaaatttggcattATTCATGG GTGTGGCATTTTACTCTCCTCTCCCGATTTCCGTCTTCATgcttgtgaatttttcaaacttgTCTCCCCAAG AAAGAGACCAGTTGACTCCTCTGCTCCAGAATTTGATGCTGCGATGAGTAGCATCTTTCAGATCTTAATGAATGTTTCTAGAGAATTTCTGTATAAATCTACGTCAAATCCTGGCATCATCGAGGAAAATGAATTTGAGTTTTCTGAGTATATATGTGAGAGCATGGTCTCTTTGGGTTCTTCAAACTTGCCGTGCATTGCTGGTGATAGCACTgtgctttctcttttcttgcagCAG ATGCTGGGCTTCTTTCAGCATTACAAATTTGCTCTTCATTTCCAATCTCTGCTCTTTTGGTTG GCGCTGATGAGAGATTTAATGTCAAAGGCTAAGGTGCCTCCAAATGTGGGTGGAGAAACCCCAGCCACTGGTAGTCTAGGTTCTAGCTCTGGACAGGTtgataaggagaagaaaaggctCTTGGATTATGTAAATGATGATGCATGCAGTGCCATTCTGGAGACATCTTTCCTAAGGCtgctcaagaaagaaaaagctcTTCCTGAGACAATAGTATCTCTGGGAACTGTAGAGTTGTGGAGTGATGATTTCGAGGGCAAGGGTGAATTTAGCCAGTATCGGTCGAGGCTG TTGGAGTTGGTTAGGTTTGTTGCTGCAAACAAGCCCATAATAGCTGGTAGGATTGTATCTGAAAGAATCATCTCAATCATCAAGAATCCATTGCTTCCTCCAATGCCCGCTCAG GATTTGGCTTTGATGGAAAGTATGCAATTGGCTCTAGAAAATGTTGTGAACACAGTTTTTGATGGATTAGGCGAATTTGGAGGTGGAAATTCTGAAGTTCAACTCACATTATGTACCATATTTGAAG GGTTACTTCAGCAACTTCTAGGTTTGAAATGGAGTGAACCAGTTCTTGTGGAAGTTCTTGGGCGCTACTTAGATGCATTCGGTccttttatgaagtattttcCAAATGCTGTCGGCAGTGTCATCACCAAATTGTTTGAGCTTTTAACGTCACTTCCCTTTGCCGTTAAG GATCCCTCAGCAAATAGTGCAAGGCATGCAAGACTGCACATATGTTCCTCATTCATTCGGATAGCCAAAGCTGCTGATAAAAGCATTCTGCCACACATGAAG gggttTGCTGACACAATGGCCTATCTTCAAAGAGAAGGTCGTCTTCTGCGTGGTGAACATAATATTCTTGGAGAAGCATTTCTTGTAATGGCTTCTGCTGCTGG GATTCAACAGCAGCAAGAAGTTTTACTTTGGTTGTTGGAACCACTGAGCCAACAATGGATCCAGGCAGAATGGCAGAACAATTATTTATCTGAACCTTCAGGCTTGGTTCGCTTATGCAGTGAAACATCCTTTATGTGGTCGATTTTTCATACAGTGACATTTTTTGAGAAGGCGCTCAAGAGAAGTGGATACAGAAAAGGGAATTTGAATTTGCAGAGCTGCTCCATAGAAAATTCAGCTGTTTTGCATCCGATGGCTTCGCATTTGTCATGGATGTTGCCTCCTCTTCTAAAA TTACTTCGCGCCATACACTCCCTTTGGTCTCCTCCTGTTTTCCATGCATTACCCAGTGAGCTGAAGGCTGCGATGACGATAAGTAATGTGGAGCAGACCAGCCTTCTTGGAGAAGGGGTTCCTAAATCTTCAAAGTCCACATTGACTTCGGCAGATGGATCTCAAACTGACTTGAGCAAGGAAGGAAATACAGAgccaaatgaaaatgatattCGGAACTGGTTGAAAGGTGTCAGAGACAGTGG GTATAATGTGCTAGGCTTATCAACTACTGTAGGTGatgcatttttcaaatgtttggACATTCATTCTGTCGCTGTAGCACTGATGGAAAATATCCAATCCATGGAATTCCGGCATATAAGGCAGCTTGTTCATTTAGTTGTAGTTCCATTGATTAAAACTTGTCCGGTAGACTTGTGGGAAGCCTGGCTGGAGACTCTTCTCCAACCATTGTTCCGCCACTCTCAACAAGCTCTTAGCAGCTCATGGTCCAGTCTGCTGCATGAAGGTAGAGCAAAGGTTCCGGATACTACAGGCATGGTTGCTAGTTCAGATTTGAAAGTTGAGGTGATGGAAGAGAAGTTACTTCGAGATTTAACTCGTGAAATATGTGCACTCCTCTCTGCGACAGCTTCCCCGGCATTAAATACAGGGCTTCCTTCACTAGAACAATCGGGGCATGCCAACCGCATAGATATATCTTCTTTGCAAGAGTTGGACATCTACTCACAAAGCTCTATGGTTAG TTTCCTTATGAAGCGCAAAGGTCTGGCTCTTCCTGTATTACAGATGTGTTTAGAAGTTTTCACATGGACAGATGGCGATGCGGTGAccaaagtttcttctttttgtgctACTGTGATTCTTCTAGCTATATCAACCAATAATGTGGAACTTCGTCAATGTGTAGCCAGAGATTTATTTTCCGCCGTAATTCACGGTTTGACTTTAGAATCAAATGCCATCATCAGTGCTGATTTGGTTGGCCTCTGTCGTGAAATATTTGTCTATCTTTGTGATAGAGACCCAGCTCCCAGGCAG GTTCTGCTTTCCCTCCCTGCTATTACACCCCAAGATCTTCAAGCTTTTGAAGAAGCATTGACAAAGACCTCTAGCCCAAAGGAACAGAAGCAGCATATGAAGAGTCTACTTTTGTTGGCTACAGGACATAAGTTAAAAGCACTTGCTGCTCAAAAGAGTGTCAACATTATCACGAACATGTCAG CTAGGCCTCGCAGCTCAGTCAGTGCTTCAGGATCAGGGGTTGAGGAAGGGGATACTCTGGGATTGGCCGCAATTTTGTGA
- the LOC115743974 gene encoding protein HASTY 1 isoform X1 — protein MGDANAVAGNLARAIVTALDWSSTPDARRAAVSFLESIKTGDVRVLASSSFLLVKKDWSAEIRLQAFKMLQHLVRLRWEELNPTERRHFANVAVELMSESAYCSEEWALKSQTAALVAEIVRREELSLWQELLPSLVSFSSKGPIQAELVAMTLRWLPEDITVHNEDLEGDRRRLLLRGLTQSLPDILPLLYALLEKHFGAALSEAGRQQFDIAKQHAATVIATLNAINAYAEWAPVSDLAKFGIIHGCGILLSSPDFRLHACEFFKLVSPRKRPVDSSAPEFDAAMSSIFQILMNVSREFLYKSTSNPGIIEENEFEFSEYICESMVSLGSSNLPCIAGDSTVLSLFLQQMLGFFQHYKFALHFQSLLFWLALMRDLMSKAKVPPNVGGETPATGSLGSSSGQVDKEKKRLLDYVNDDACSAILETSFLRLLKKEKALPETIVSLGTVELWSDDFEGKGEFSQYRSRLLELVRFVAANKPIIAGRIVSERIISIIKNPLLPPMPAQDLALMESMQLALENVVNTVFDGLGEFGGGNSEVQLTLCTIFEGLLQQLLGLKWSEPVLVEVLGRYLDAFGPFMKYFPNAVGSVITKLFELLTSLPFAVKDPSANSARHARLHICSSFIRIAKAADKSILPHMKGFADTMAYLQREGRLLRGEHNILGEAFLVMASAAGIQQQQEVLLWLLEPLSQQWIQAEWQNNYLSEPSGLVRLCSETSFMWSIFHTVTFFEKALKRSGYRKGNLNLQSCSIENSAVLHPMASHLSWMLPPLLKLLRAIHSLWSPPVFHALPSELKAAMTISNVEQTSLLGEGVPKSSKSTLTSADGSQTDLSKEGNTEPNENDIRNWLKGVRDSGYNVLGLSTTVGDAFFKCLDIHSVAVALMENIQSMEFRHIRQLVHLVVVPLIKTCPVDLWEAWLETLLQPLFRHSQQALSSSWSSLLHEGRAKVPDTTGMVASSDLKVEVMEEKLLRDLTREICALLSATASPALNTGLPSLEQSGHANRIDISSLQELDIYSQSSMVSFLMKRKGLALPVLQMCLEVFTWTDGDAVTKVSSFCATVILLAISTNNVELRQCVARDLFSAVIHGLTLESNAIISADLVGLCREIFVYLCDRDPAPRQVLLSLPAITPQDLQAFEEALTKTSSPKEQKQHMKSLLLLATGHKLKALAAQKSVNIITNMSGLAAQSVLQDQGLRKGILWDWPQFCELNLSVEENSFVQI, from the exons ATGGGGGACGCGAACGCCGTGGCTGGCAATCTGGCTCGCGCGATTGTCACTGCCTTGGACTGGAGCTCCACTCCGGACGCTCGCAGAGCTGCCGTCTCTTTCCTTGAATCC ATCAAGACTGGAGATGTACGAGTGTTAGCAAGCTCGTCATTCCTATTGGTAAAGAAGGACTGGTCTGCTGAAATTAGATTGCAAGCCTTCAAAATGCTTCAG CATTTGGTTAGATTGCGATGGGAAGAATTGAACCCCACAGAACGTAGGCATTTTGCGAATGTTGCTGTAGAATTGATGTCTGAGAGTGCATATTGCTCTGAAGAATGGGCTTTGAAGAGTCAAACAGCTGCCCTTGTTGCTGAG ATAGTTAGAAGAGAAGAACTGAGTTTATGGCAGGAGCTACTTCCCTCTCTAGTTTCCTTCTCCAGCAAGGGACCCATACAA GCGGAGCTGGTTGCGATGACACTGAGGTGGCTTCCGGAAGATATTACTGTGCATAATGAAGACTTAGAAG GTGATAGGCGAAGGCTGTTGTTACGCGGACTTACACAATCATTGCCTGATATTCTACCTTTACTGTACGCG TTGCTAGAGAAGCATTTTGGAGCTGCCTTGAGCGAAGCTGGTAGGCAACAATTTGACATTGCAAAACAACATGCAGCCACTGTAATTGCTACCTTAAATGCCATCAATGCATATGCTGAGTGGGCTCCAGTGTCAGAccttgctaaatttggcattATTCATGG GTGTGGCATTTTACTCTCCTCTCCCGATTTCCGTCTTCATgcttgtgaatttttcaaacttgTCTCCCCAAG AAAGAGACCAGTTGACTCCTCTGCTCCAGAATTTGATGCTGCGATGAGTAGCATCTTTCAGATCTTAATGAATGTTTCTAGAGAATTTCTGTATAAATCTACGTCAAATCCTGGCATCATCGAGGAAAATGAATTTGAGTTTTCTGAGTATATATGTGAGAGCATGGTCTCTTTGGGTTCTTCAAACTTGCCGTGCATTGCTGGTGATAGCACTgtgctttctcttttcttgcagCAG ATGCTGGGCTTCTTTCAGCATTACAAATTTGCTCTTCATTTCCAATCTCTGCTCTTTTGGTTG GCGCTGATGAGAGATTTAATGTCAAAGGCTAAGGTGCCTCCAAATGTGGGTGGAGAAACCCCAGCCACTGGTAGTCTAGGTTCTAGCTCTGGACAGGTtgataaggagaagaaaaggctCTTGGATTATGTAAATGATGATGCATGCAGTGCCATTCTGGAGACATCTTTCCTAAGGCtgctcaagaaagaaaaagctcTTCCTGAGACAATAGTATCTCTGGGAACTGTAGAGTTGTGGAGTGATGATTTCGAGGGCAAGGGTGAATTTAGCCAGTATCGGTCGAGGCTG TTGGAGTTGGTTAGGTTTGTTGCTGCAAACAAGCCCATAATAGCTGGTAGGATTGTATCTGAAAGAATCATCTCAATCATCAAGAATCCATTGCTTCCTCCAATGCCCGCTCAG GATTTGGCTTTGATGGAAAGTATGCAATTGGCTCTAGAAAATGTTGTGAACACAGTTTTTGATGGATTAGGCGAATTTGGAGGTGGAAATTCTGAAGTTCAACTCACATTATGTACCATATTTGAAG GGTTACTTCAGCAACTTCTAGGTTTGAAATGGAGTGAACCAGTTCTTGTGGAAGTTCTTGGGCGCTACTTAGATGCATTCGGTccttttatgaagtattttcCAAATGCTGTCGGCAGTGTCATCACCAAATTGTTTGAGCTTTTAACGTCACTTCCCTTTGCCGTTAAG GATCCCTCAGCAAATAGTGCAAGGCATGCAAGACTGCACATATGTTCCTCATTCATTCGGATAGCCAAAGCTGCTGATAAAAGCATTCTGCCACACATGAAG gggttTGCTGACACAATGGCCTATCTTCAAAGAGAAGGTCGTCTTCTGCGTGGTGAACATAATATTCTTGGAGAAGCATTTCTTGTAATGGCTTCTGCTGCTGG GATTCAACAGCAGCAAGAAGTTTTACTTTGGTTGTTGGAACCACTGAGCCAACAATGGATCCAGGCAGAATGGCAGAACAATTATTTATCTGAACCTTCAGGCTTGGTTCGCTTATGCAGTGAAACATCCTTTATGTGGTCGATTTTTCATACAGTGACATTTTTTGAGAAGGCGCTCAAGAGAAGTGGATACAGAAAAGGGAATTTGAATTTGCAGAGCTGCTCCATAGAAAATTCAGCTGTTTTGCATCCGATGGCTTCGCATTTGTCATGGATGTTGCCTCCTCTTCTAAAA TTACTTCGCGCCATACACTCCCTTTGGTCTCCTCCTGTTTTCCATGCATTACCCAGTGAGCTGAAGGCTGCGATGACGATAAGTAATGTGGAGCAGACCAGCCTTCTTGGAGAAGGGGTTCCTAAATCTTCAAAGTCCACATTGACTTCGGCAGATGGATCTCAAACTGACTTGAGCAAGGAAGGAAATACAGAgccaaatgaaaatgatattCGGAACTGGTTGAAAGGTGTCAGAGACAGTGG GTATAATGTGCTAGGCTTATCAACTACTGTAGGTGatgcatttttcaaatgtttggACATTCATTCTGTCGCTGTAGCACTGATGGAAAATATCCAATCCATGGAATTCCGGCATATAAGGCAGCTTGTTCATTTAGTTGTAGTTCCATTGATTAAAACTTGTCCGGTAGACTTGTGGGAAGCCTGGCTGGAGACTCTTCTCCAACCATTGTTCCGCCACTCTCAACAAGCTCTTAGCAGCTCATGGTCCAGTCTGCTGCATGAAGGTAGAGCAAAGGTTCCGGATACTACAGGCATGGTTGCTAGTTCAGATTTGAAAGTTGAGGTGATGGAAGAGAAGTTACTTCGAGATTTAACTCGTGAAATATGTGCACTCCTCTCTGCGACAGCTTCCCCGGCATTAAATACAGGGCTTCCTTCACTAGAACAATCGGGGCATGCCAACCGCATAGATATATCTTCTTTGCAAGAGTTGGACATCTACTCACAAAGCTCTATGGTTAG TTTCCTTATGAAGCGCAAAGGTCTGGCTCTTCCTGTATTACAGATGTGTTTAGAAGTTTTCACATGGACAGATGGCGATGCGGTGAccaaagtttcttctttttgtgctACTGTGATTCTTCTAGCTATATCAACCAATAATGTGGAACTTCGTCAATGTGTAGCCAGAGATTTATTTTCCGCCGTAATTCACGGTTTGACTTTAGAATCAAATGCCATCATCAGTGCTGATTTGGTTGGCCTCTGTCGTGAAATATTTGTCTATCTTTGTGATAGAGACCCAGCTCCCAGGCAG GTTCTGCTTTCCCTCCCTGCTATTACACCCCAAGATCTTCAAGCTTTTGAAGAAGCATTGACAAAGACCTCTAGCCCAAAGGAACAGAAGCAGCATATGAAGAGTCTACTTTTGTTGGCTACAGGACATAAGTTAAAAGCACTTGCTGCTCAAAAGAGTGTCAACATTATCACGAACATGTCAG GCCTCGCAGCTCAGTCAGTGCTTCAGGATCAGGGGTTGAGGAAGGGGATACTCTGGGATTGGCCGCAATTTTGTGAGCTAAACCTTTCTGTCGAGGAAAATTCTTTTGTACAGATATGA